The Oncorhynchus mykiss isolate Arlee chromosome 28, USDA_OmykA_1.1, whole genome shotgun sequence genome includes a window with the following:
- the LOC110509209 gene encoding rap guanine nucleotide exchange factor 4 isoform X4, protein MVAVETSPNSSPSAEWVGCLDKRPAERSGEDVDIILTRLKGVKAFQRFHPSLLLQICSCAFYEYLEKGITLFRQGDIGTSWYAVLSGSLDVKVSETANHQDAVTICTLGIGTAFGESILDNTPRHATIVSRETSELLRIEQREFKSLWEKYRQCMAGLLAPPYGAMESGSNNDRLADKDSLGSNTLSLMNKSLNKVQSERLQRGGKVMRNAILSRAPHMIRDRKYHLKTYRQCCVGTELVDWLVQQSTCVHTRSHAVGMWQALLEEGVLNHVDQELGFQDKYLFYRFLDDEEEDTPLPSEEEKRESEEELPETILFLAQIGPDALLRMILRKPPGQRTGDDLEIIYDELLHIKALSHLSNTVKRELASVLIFESHATAGTVLFNQGEEGTSWYIIQKGSVNVVIYGKGVVCTLHEGDDFGKLALVTDSARAASIVLREDNCHFLRVDKEDFNRILRDVEANTVRLKEHEQAVLVLEKSPRASTLGNIKYTVMSGTPEKILDHFLETMRMDTHHADPDPAVDDFVLMHCVFMPNSQFCQLLMAHYHAVAPPGSEQERLEYAVTSKRRVLNLALRWAAVHAHHLQEEQAALTFLEELYGSVSSDSRILRALKDFVPDLEKVVKLHSEEAKLKKQKVLLREFSNGDERLAKKQPIRNCDEILLKVYCSDHTYTTIRVAVAATGREVTSAVADKLASNDDLLLVHLSSAGEKQMLKPNDVSVFSTLSINGRMFACPRDQLNALHELLYHTFGRQSFRRTTANLDLFLRRFNQVQLWVVTEVCLCGQLSKRVQLLKKFIKIAAHCREFKNLNSFFAIIMGMSNPAVSRLTQTWEKLPSKFKKFYAEFESMMDPSRNHRAYRLTVTKIEPPIIPFMPLLLKDMTFSHEGNKTFIDNMVNFEKIRMIANTIRAVRHCRSQPFNPEVCQPNKNHAEVRGYVRKLCVIDNQRTLTTLSYRLEPRRT, encoded by the exons GCCTGCGGAGCGTTCTGGAGAGGATGTGGATATTATTCTGACCAGACTTAAAGGGGTTAAAGCCTTCCAGAGGTTCCACCCCTCCCTGCTGCTGCAGATCTGCTCCTGTGCCTTCTACGAATACCTGGAGAAAGGCATCACCT TGTTCCGCCAGGGTGACATCGGGACCAGCTGGTATGCTgttctgtctggctctctggaCGTCAAGGTGTCGGAAACAGCCAACCACCAG GATGCTGTCACTATCTGCACGCTGGGAATCGGGACGGCGTTTGGAGAGTCGATTCTGGATAATACTCCTCGCCACGCCACCATCGTCAGCAGAGAGACCAGCGAATTGCTCCGCATTGAACAGAGAGAGTTCAAGAGCCTatgggag AAGTACCGTCAGTGTATGGCTGGACTTCTGGCCCCTCCATATGGAGCCATGGAGAGTGGATCCAACAATGATC GGCTGGCAGACAAAGATAGTCTAGGTTCCAATACTCTCAGCCTCATGAACAAGTCTCTCAACAAG GTTCAGTCAGAGAGGCTGCAGCGAGGGGGGAAGGTGATGCGGAACGCCATCCTCTCCAGAGCACCCCACATGATCAGAGACAGGAAGTACCACCTCAAGACATACAG GCAGTGTTGTGTAGGTACAGAGCTGGTAGACTGGCTGGTGCAGCAGAGTACCTGTGTACACACTCGCtctcatgctgtagggatgtggCAGGCTCTGCTGGAGGAGGGAGTACTGAACCACG TGGACCAAGAGTTGGGTTTCCAGGACAAGTACCTGTTCTACCGTTTCCTTGACGACGAGGAGGAGGACACCCCGTTGCCTagcgaggaggagaagagagagagtgaggaagagctTCCTGAGACCATCCTCTTCCTTGCCCAGATAGGACCTGACGCCCTGCTGCGCATGATCCTCCGCAAACC tccTGGTCAGAGGACAGGTGATGATCTGGAGATCATCTATGATGAGCTGCTTCACATCAAGGCCTTATCCCACCTCTCCAACACT GTGAAGAGGGAGCTGGCCAGCGTTCTGATATTTGAGTCCCACGCCACTGCAGGAACCGTGT TGTTTAACCAGGGTGAGGAGGGCACATCCTGGTACATCATCCAGAAGGGCTCTGTCAATGTGGTCATCTACGGCAAG GGTGTGGTGTGTACCCTGCACGAGGGAGATGACTTTGGGAAGCTGGCACTGGTGACAGACTCGGCTCGAGCTGCCTCCATCGTCCTCAGAGAAGACAACTGTCACTTCCTCCGAGTGGACAAGGAAGACTTCAACAGGATACTCAGG GACGTGGAGGCGAATACAGTGCGCCTGAAGGAGCATGAGCAGGCTGTGCTGGTCCTGGAGAAGAGTCCCAGAGCCTCTACTCTGGGAAACATCAAGTACACTGTGATGTCTGGAACCCCTGAGAAGATCCTAGACCACTTCCTGGAGACCATGAGGATGGACACACACCACGCTgacccag aTCCTGCGGTAGATGACTTTGTCCTCATGCACTGTGTCTTCATGCCTAACAGCCAGTTCTGCCAGCTGCTCATGGCACA CTACCATGCGGTGGCTCCCCCGGGTTCGGAGCAGGAGAGGTTGGAGTACGCTGTGACCTCTAAAAGACGAGTCCTCAATCTGGCCCTGCGCTGGGCGGCAGTACACGCACACCATCTACAGGAGGAGCAAGCAGCACTCACATTCctggag gAGCTGTATGGGAGTGTGTCCAGTGACTCACGGATCCTCAGAGCTCTGAAAGACTTTGTACCCGACTTGGAGAAGGTCGTCAAACTACA TTCAGAAGAGGCCAAATTGAAAAAG CAGAAGGTCCTTCTTAGAGAGTTCAGCAACGGAGACGAGAGACTAGCGAAGAAACAACCCATCAGGAACTGTGAcgaaa tcctgtTGAAGGTGTACTGCAGTGACCATACCTATACCACCATCCGGGTTGCCGTGGCAGCCACAGGGAGAGAGGTGACCAGTGCTGTGGCTGACAAACTGGCCTCAAACGATGACCTACTATTGGTCCACCTCAGCTCCGCAGGCG AGAAGCAGATGCTGAAGCCCAATGATGTGTCCGTATTCTCCACTCTGAGCATCAACGGGCGTATGTTCGCCTGTCCCAGGGACCAGCTGAATGCTCTG catGAGCTGTTGTACCACACGTTTGGCCGTCAGAGCTTCAGGAGAACCACCGCCAACCTGGACCTCTTCTTACGCAG GTTCAACCAGGTGCAGCTGTGGGTTGTGacagaggtgtgtctgtgtggtcagCTCAGCAAACGGGTTCAGCTGCTCAAGAAGTTCATCAAGATCGCTGCTCA CTGCCGGGAGTTCAAGAATCTGAACTCGTTCTTTGCCATCATCATGGGTATGAGCAACCCTGCAGTCAGCCGACTCACCCAGACCTGGGAG AAACTCCCCAGCAAGTTCAAGAAGTTCTACGCTGAATTTGAAAGCATGATG gaCCCGTCCAGGAACCACCGGGCCTACCGGCTGACCGTCACCAAAATCGAGCCGCCAATCATCCCCTTCATGCCCCTCCTCCTCAAAG ACATGACTTTCAGTCACGAGGGCAACAAGACATTCATAGACAACATGGTCAACTTTGAGAAGATA CGGATGATAGCAAACACCATCCGGGCAGTGAGACACTGCAGGAGTCAGCCGTTCA acCCTGAGGTGTGTCAGCCCAATAAGAACCACGCGGAGGTGAGGGGTTACGTCAGAAAGCTGTGTGTGATTGACAACCAGCGGACCCTGACAACGCTCTCCTATAGGCTGGAGCCCCGCAGGACCTGA
- the LOC110509209 gene encoding rap guanine nucleotide exchange factor 4 isoform X2: MVAVETSPNSSPSAEWVGCLDKRPAERSGEDVDIILTRLKGVKAFQRFHPSLLLQICSCAFYEYLEKGITLFRQGDIGTSWYAVLSGSLDVKVSETANHQDAVTICTLGIGTAFGESILDNTPRHATIVSRETSELLRIEQREFKSLWEKYRQCMAGLLAPPYGAMESGSNNDRLADKDSLGSNTLSLMNKSLNKVQSERLQRGGKVMRNAILSRAPHMIRDRKYHLKTYRQCCVGTELVDWLVQQSTCVHTRSHAVGMWQALLEEGVLNHVDQELGFQDKYLFYRFLDDEEEDTPLPSEEEKRESEEELPETILFLAQIGPDALLRMILRKPPGQRTGDDLEIIYDELLHIKALSHLSNTVKRELASVLIFESHATAGTVLFNQGEEGTSWYIIQKGSVNVVIYGKGVVCTLHEGDDFGKLALVTDSARAASIVLREDNCHFLRVDKEDFNRILRDVEANTVRLKEHEQAVLVLEKSPRASTLGNIKYTVMSGTPEKILDHFLETMRMDTHHADPDPAVDDFVLMHCVFMPNSQFCQLLMAHYHAVAPPGSEQERLEYAVTSKRRVLNLALRWAAVHAHHLQEEQAALTFLEELYGSVSSDSRILRALKDFVPDLEKVVKLHSEEAKLKKKVLLREFSNGDERLAKKQPIRNCDEILLKVYCSDHTYTTIRVAVAATGREVTSAVADKLASNDDLLLVHLSSAGEKQMLKPNDVSVFSTLSINGRMFACPRDQLNALTPLPDQEGPSAGSMSSFELMSSKDLAYQMTLYDWELFSCVHEHELLYHTFGRQSFRRTTANLDLFLRRFNQVQLWVVTEVCLCGQLSKRVQLLKKFIKIAAHCREFKNLNSFFAIIMGMSNPAVSRLTQTWEKLPSKFKKFYAEFESMMDPSRNHRAYRLTVTKIEPPIIPFMPLLLKDMTFSHEGNKTFIDNMVNFEKIRMIANTIRAVRHCRSQPFNPEVCQPNKNHAEVRGYVRKLCVIDNQRTLTTLSYRLEPRRT; this comes from the exons GCCTGCGGAGCGTTCTGGAGAGGATGTGGATATTATTCTGACCAGACTTAAAGGGGTTAAAGCCTTCCAGAGGTTCCACCCCTCCCTGCTGCTGCAGATCTGCTCCTGTGCCTTCTACGAATACCTGGAGAAAGGCATCACCT TGTTCCGCCAGGGTGACATCGGGACCAGCTGGTATGCTgttctgtctggctctctggaCGTCAAGGTGTCGGAAACAGCCAACCACCAG GATGCTGTCACTATCTGCACGCTGGGAATCGGGACGGCGTTTGGAGAGTCGATTCTGGATAATACTCCTCGCCACGCCACCATCGTCAGCAGAGAGACCAGCGAATTGCTCCGCATTGAACAGAGAGAGTTCAAGAGCCTatgggag AAGTACCGTCAGTGTATGGCTGGACTTCTGGCCCCTCCATATGGAGCCATGGAGAGTGGATCCAACAATGATC GGCTGGCAGACAAAGATAGTCTAGGTTCCAATACTCTCAGCCTCATGAACAAGTCTCTCAACAAG GTTCAGTCAGAGAGGCTGCAGCGAGGGGGGAAGGTGATGCGGAACGCCATCCTCTCCAGAGCACCCCACATGATCAGAGACAGGAAGTACCACCTCAAGACATACAG GCAGTGTTGTGTAGGTACAGAGCTGGTAGACTGGCTGGTGCAGCAGAGTACCTGTGTACACACTCGCtctcatgctgtagggatgtggCAGGCTCTGCTGGAGGAGGGAGTACTGAACCACG TGGACCAAGAGTTGGGTTTCCAGGACAAGTACCTGTTCTACCGTTTCCTTGACGACGAGGAGGAGGACACCCCGTTGCCTagcgaggaggagaagagagagagtgaggaagagctTCCTGAGACCATCCTCTTCCTTGCCCAGATAGGACCTGACGCCCTGCTGCGCATGATCCTCCGCAAACC tccTGGTCAGAGGACAGGTGATGATCTGGAGATCATCTATGATGAGCTGCTTCACATCAAGGCCTTATCCCACCTCTCCAACACT GTGAAGAGGGAGCTGGCCAGCGTTCTGATATTTGAGTCCCACGCCACTGCAGGAACCGTGT TGTTTAACCAGGGTGAGGAGGGCACATCCTGGTACATCATCCAGAAGGGCTCTGTCAATGTGGTCATCTACGGCAAG GGTGTGGTGTGTACCCTGCACGAGGGAGATGACTTTGGGAAGCTGGCACTGGTGACAGACTCGGCTCGAGCTGCCTCCATCGTCCTCAGAGAAGACAACTGTCACTTCCTCCGAGTGGACAAGGAAGACTTCAACAGGATACTCAGG GACGTGGAGGCGAATACAGTGCGCCTGAAGGAGCATGAGCAGGCTGTGCTGGTCCTGGAGAAGAGTCCCAGAGCCTCTACTCTGGGAAACATCAAGTACACTGTGATGTCTGGAACCCCTGAGAAGATCCTAGACCACTTCCTGGAGACCATGAGGATGGACACACACCACGCTgacccag aTCCTGCGGTAGATGACTTTGTCCTCATGCACTGTGTCTTCATGCCTAACAGCCAGTTCTGCCAGCTGCTCATGGCACA CTACCATGCGGTGGCTCCCCCGGGTTCGGAGCAGGAGAGGTTGGAGTACGCTGTGACCTCTAAAAGACGAGTCCTCAATCTGGCCCTGCGCTGGGCGGCAGTACACGCACACCATCTACAGGAGGAGCAAGCAGCACTCACATTCctggag gAGCTGTATGGGAGTGTGTCCAGTGACTCACGGATCCTCAGAGCTCTGAAAGACTTTGTACCCGACTTGGAGAAGGTCGTCAAACTACA TTCAGAAGAGGCCAAATTGAAAAAG AAGGTCCTTCTTAGAGAGTTCAGCAACGGAGACGAGAGACTAGCGAAGAAACAACCCATCAGGAACTGTGAcgaaa tcctgtTGAAGGTGTACTGCAGTGACCATACCTATACCACCATCCGGGTTGCCGTGGCAGCCACAGGGAGAGAGGTGACCAGTGCTGTGGCTGACAAACTGGCCTCAAACGATGACCTACTATTGGTCCACCTCAGCTCCGCAGGCG AGAAGCAGATGCTGAAGCCCAATGATGTGTCCGTATTCTCCACTCTGAGCATCAACGGGCGTATGTTCGCCTGTCCCAGGGACCAGCTGAATGCTCTG accccTCTCCCAGACCAGGAGGGGCCCTCAGCGGGGTCCATGTCCAGTTTTGAGCTGATGAGTTCTAAAGACCTGGCCTACCAGATGACCCTCTATGACTGGGAACTCTTCAGCTGCGTGCAcgag catGAGCTGTTGTACCACACGTTTGGCCGTCAGAGCTTCAGGAGAACCACCGCCAACCTGGACCTCTTCTTACGCAG GTTCAACCAGGTGCAGCTGTGGGTTGTGacagaggtgtgtctgtgtggtcagCTCAGCAAACGGGTTCAGCTGCTCAAGAAGTTCATCAAGATCGCTGCTCA CTGCCGGGAGTTCAAGAATCTGAACTCGTTCTTTGCCATCATCATGGGTATGAGCAACCCTGCAGTCAGCCGACTCACCCAGACCTGGGAG AAACTCCCCAGCAAGTTCAAGAAGTTCTACGCTGAATTTGAAAGCATGATG gaCCCGTCCAGGAACCACCGGGCCTACCGGCTGACCGTCACCAAAATCGAGCCGCCAATCATCCCCTTCATGCCCCTCCTCCTCAAAG ACATGACTTTCAGTCACGAGGGCAACAAGACATTCATAGACAACATGGTCAACTTTGAGAAGATA CGGATGATAGCAAACACCATCCGGGCAGTGAGACACTGCAGGAGTCAGCCGTTCA acCCTGAGGTGTGTCAGCCCAATAAGAACCACGCGGAGGTGAGGGGTTACGTCAGAAAGCTGTGTGTGATTGACAACCAGCGGACCCTGACAACGCTCTCCTATAGGCTGGAGCCCCGCAGGACCTGA
- the LOC110509209 gene encoding rap guanine nucleotide exchange factor 4 isoform X1, whose product MVAVETSPNSSPSAEWVGCLDKRPAERSGEDVDIILTRLKGVKAFQRFHPSLLLQICSCAFYEYLEKGITLFRQGDIGTSWYAVLSGSLDVKVSETANHQDAVTICTLGIGTAFGESILDNTPRHATIVSRETSELLRIEQREFKSLWEKYRQCMAGLLAPPYGAMESGSNNDRLADKDSLGSNTLSLMNKSLNKVQSERLQRGGKVMRNAILSRAPHMIRDRKYHLKTYRQCCVGTELVDWLVQQSTCVHTRSHAVGMWQALLEEGVLNHVDQELGFQDKYLFYRFLDDEEEDTPLPSEEEKRESEEELPETILFLAQIGPDALLRMILRKPPGQRTGDDLEIIYDELLHIKALSHLSNTVKRELASVLIFESHATAGTVLFNQGEEGTSWYIIQKGSVNVVIYGKGVVCTLHEGDDFGKLALVTDSARAASIVLREDNCHFLRVDKEDFNRILRDVEANTVRLKEHEQAVLVLEKSPRASTLGNIKYTVMSGTPEKILDHFLETMRMDTHHADPDPAVDDFVLMHCVFMPNSQFCQLLMAHYHAVAPPGSEQERLEYAVTSKRRVLNLALRWAAVHAHHLQEEQAALTFLEELYGSVSSDSRILRALKDFVPDLEKVVKLHSEEAKLKKQKVLLREFSNGDERLAKKQPIRNCDEILLKVYCSDHTYTTIRVAVAATGREVTSAVADKLASNDDLLLVHLSSAGEKQMLKPNDVSVFSTLSINGRMFACPRDQLNALTPLPDQEGPSAGSMSSFELMSSKDLAYQMTLYDWELFSCVHEHELLYHTFGRQSFRRTTANLDLFLRRFNQVQLWVVTEVCLCGQLSKRVQLLKKFIKIAAHCREFKNLNSFFAIIMGMSNPAVSRLTQTWEKLPSKFKKFYAEFESMMDPSRNHRAYRLTVTKIEPPIIPFMPLLLKDMTFSHEGNKTFIDNMVNFEKIRMIANTIRAVRHCRSQPFNPEVCQPNKNHAEVRGYVRKLCVIDNQRTLTTLSYRLEPRRT is encoded by the exons GCCTGCGGAGCGTTCTGGAGAGGATGTGGATATTATTCTGACCAGACTTAAAGGGGTTAAAGCCTTCCAGAGGTTCCACCCCTCCCTGCTGCTGCAGATCTGCTCCTGTGCCTTCTACGAATACCTGGAGAAAGGCATCACCT TGTTCCGCCAGGGTGACATCGGGACCAGCTGGTATGCTgttctgtctggctctctggaCGTCAAGGTGTCGGAAACAGCCAACCACCAG GATGCTGTCACTATCTGCACGCTGGGAATCGGGACGGCGTTTGGAGAGTCGATTCTGGATAATACTCCTCGCCACGCCACCATCGTCAGCAGAGAGACCAGCGAATTGCTCCGCATTGAACAGAGAGAGTTCAAGAGCCTatgggag AAGTACCGTCAGTGTATGGCTGGACTTCTGGCCCCTCCATATGGAGCCATGGAGAGTGGATCCAACAATGATC GGCTGGCAGACAAAGATAGTCTAGGTTCCAATACTCTCAGCCTCATGAACAAGTCTCTCAACAAG GTTCAGTCAGAGAGGCTGCAGCGAGGGGGGAAGGTGATGCGGAACGCCATCCTCTCCAGAGCACCCCACATGATCAGAGACAGGAAGTACCACCTCAAGACATACAG GCAGTGTTGTGTAGGTACAGAGCTGGTAGACTGGCTGGTGCAGCAGAGTACCTGTGTACACACTCGCtctcatgctgtagggatgtggCAGGCTCTGCTGGAGGAGGGAGTACTGAACCACG TGGACCAAGAGTTGGGTTTCCAGGACAAGTACCTGTTCTACCGTTTCCTTGACGACGAGGAGGAGGACACCCCGTTGCCTagcgaggaggagaagagagagagtgaggaagagctTCCTGAGACCATCCTCTTCCTTGCCCAGATAGGACCTGACGCCCTGCTGCGCATGATCCTCCGCAAACC tccTGGTCAGAGGACAGGTGATGATCTGGAGATCATCTATGATGAGCTGCTTCACATCAAGGCCTTATCCCACCTCTCCAACACT GTGAAGAGGGAGCTGGCCAGCGTTCTGATATTTGAGTCCCACGCCACTGCAGGAACCGTGT TGTTTAACCAGGGTGAGGAGGGCACATCCTGGTACATCATCCAGAAGGGCTCTGTCAATGTGGTCATCTACGGCAAG GGTGTGGTGTGTACCCTGCACGAGGGAGATGACTTTGGGAAGCTGGCACTGGTGACAGACTCGGCTCGAGCTGCCTCCATCGTCCTCAGAGAAGACAACTGTCACTTCCTCCGAGTGGACAAGGAAGACTTCAACAGGATACTCAGG GACGTGGAGGCGAATACAGTGCGCCTGAAGGAGCATGAGCAGGCTGTGCTGGTCCTGGAGAAGAGTCCCAGAGCCTCTACTCTGGGAAACATCAAGTACACTGTGATGTCTGGAACCCCTGAGAAGATCCTAGACCACTTCCTGGAGACCATGAGGATGGACACACACCACGCTgacccag aTCCTGCGGTAGATGACTTTGTCCTCATGCACTGTGTCTTCATGCCTAACAGCCAGTTCTGCCAGCTGCTCATGGCACA CTACCATGCGGTGGCTCCCCCGGGTTCGGAGCAGGAGAGGTTGGAGTACGCTGTGACCTCTAAAAGACGAGTCCTCAATCTGGCCCTGCGCTGGGCGGCAGTACACGCACACCATCTACAGGAGGAGCAAGCAGCACTCACATTCctggag gAGCTGTATGGGAGTGTGTCCAGTGACTCACGGATCCTCAGAGCTCTGAAAGACTTTGTACCCGACTTGGAGAAGGTCGTCAAACTACA TTCAGAAGAGGCCAAATTGAAAAAG CAGAAGGTCCTTCTTAGAGAGTTCAGCAACGGAGACGAGAGACTAGCGAAGAAACAACCCATCAGGAACTGTGAcgaaa tcctgtTGAAGGTGTACTGCAGTGACCATACCTATACCACCATCCGGGTTGCCGTGGCAGCCACAGGGAGAGAGGTGACCAGTGCTGTGGCTGACAAACTGGCCTCAAACGATGACCTACTATTGGTCCACCTCAGCTCCGCAGGCG AGAAGCAGATGCTGAAGCCCAATGATGTGTCCGTATTCTCCACTCTGAGCATCAACGGGCGTATGTTCGCCTGTCCCAGGGACCAGCTGAATGCTCTG accccTCTCCCAGACCAGGAGGGGCCCTCAGCGGGGTCCATGTCCAGTTTTGAGCTGATGAGTTCTAAAGACCTGGCCTACCAGATGACCCTCTATGACTGGGAACTCTTCAGCTGCGTGCAcgag catGAGCTGTTGTACCACACGTTTGGCCGTCAGAGCTTCAGGAGAACCACCGCCAACCTGGACCTCTTCTTACGCAG GTTCAACCAGGTGCAGCTGTGGGTTGTGacagaggtgtgtctgtgtggtcagCTCAGCAAACGGGTTCAGCTGCTCAAGAAGTTCATCAAGATCGCTGCTCA CTGCCGGGAGTTCAAGAATCTGAACTCGTTCTTTGCCATCATCATGGGTATGAGCAACCCTGCAGTCAGCCGACTCACCCAGACCTGGGAG AAACTCCCCAGCAAGTTCAAGAAGTTCTACGCTGAATTTGAAAGCATGATG gaCCCGTCCAGGAACCACCGGGCCTACCGGCTGACCGTCACCAAAATCGAGCCGCCAATCATCCCCTTCATGCCCCTCCTCCTCAAAG ACATGACTTTCAGTCACGAGGGCAACAAGACATTCATAGACAACATGGTCAACTTTGAGAAGATA CGGATGATAGCAAACACCATCCGGGCAGTGAGACACTGCAGGAGTCAGCCGTTCA acCCTGAGGTGTGTCAGCCCAATAAGAACCACGCGGAGGTGAGGGGTTACGTCAGAAAGCTGTGTGTGATTGACAACCAGCGGACCCTGACAACGCTCTCCTATAGGCTGGAGCCCCGCAGGACCTGA